Part of the Varibaculum massiliense genome is shown below.
TGGAACCAGGATTTGAAGTCTCGCACCTCCAAGATCGCCGATGCCGATAAGCCCAGCGTGTACGTGGGTGCCGTCAACTACAAGGGCGCGAAGAGCTTCACCGGTACGTATGCAAACTATGCTCCGCTGGTGGAACTGGGTGCGAATAACGTTGCCGATCAAACTGGTCAAAAGGCAGCGGTCGACGTCGACCTTGAGCAGATCGGTAAGTGGGATCCTGACTATATGTTCCTCAACGCTGGCAATATGGATCTCATGAAAGCCGACTACGCCGCCAATCCGGTATTCTTCGACGGTCTGAAAGCATTCAAAGAGAACCACCTGTACACGCAGCCGTTCTTCAACTTCAACGGCACCAACATCGACACGGGTATCTGCGACACCTATTTCATCGGCGCAACTATCTTCCCCGACAAGTTTTCTGATGTTGACCTGCCGGCCAAGTATTCCGAAATCTACTCCACCCTGGTCGGCGTGGATTTCTACAAGACAATGAAAGAAAAGGGCATGGACTTCAAGGCGCTGTCCTTTAAGTAAGGCTCCATCGTGCAGGAAGAGAAGCTGACGGGTGCCAGCCTTCCTCTCCAGGAGGAATCGTTCCGCAGCCGCTACCGGGGCTACATCCGGCATAAGCGCATCGTGATTGCGGTGCTTGCCATTTTGGTCGCGGTCATTGCCGTGGCCTCAATGGGGATGGGCTCGCTGCAGCTTTCCGCACACGATGTTGTTTTCGCCCTGTTCGGGCAGGGGGATGCGCGCGCTGTCGCTGCAGTGCAGAACATCCGCCTGCCCCGGGTGCTTACCGCAGTGGTTGCGGGCATAGCACTGTCGCTAGCGGGTTGCGCGTACCAAAGCGTACTGCGCAACCCGCTAGCCTCGGCCAGCACATTGGGGATCTCGCAAGGCGCGGCCTTCGGAGCCTCCATCGCCATCATCGTGCTCGCAGGAAGCGGTGCATCGGCGGCATACGAGGGCGTGTCCTCAGCCAACCCTGTAACGACCGCGCTGCTGGCCTTTGCAGGCGCCATGCTCTCCACGGTACTTATCCTGCTGCTTTCGCGCTTTCGCGAGATGACGCCGGAGAGCATCGTGCTTCTGGGCGTGGCGCTGTCCGCTGTATTTACGGCAGGAACCACAATCGTGCAGTATTTCGCGGAAGACTCCCAGGTGGCGGCGGTGGTGTTCTGGACATTCGGCGATTTGACCCGCGTAAGTAAGGATCAGCTTGCGCTAATGGCGTCGGTCACTTTAGTTGGCGCGGTAGTGTTCCGCGCCTGTCGCTGGGACTTCAACGCCATGGAATCAGGCGAAGGTCTGGCTCATAGCCTGGGCGTGTCAGTTTCCCGCGTGCGCCTGGCGAACATGTTTGTCGCCAGTGCCGTCGCCTCCACGGTCATCGCGTTCTGTGGCATTGTGAACTTTGTCGGACTGGTTGCACCGCATATCATGCGGCGCCTTCTGGGCTCGGATTACCGTTATCTGCTGCCCGCCTCGGCCATAGCTGGTGCGGGGTTGCTGCTGGTTTCCGACATACTTTGTCACGTGCTTGTCGCGCCGTTAATACTGCCGATTTCGGCTATCACCTCGTTCGTCGGAGCGCCTATATTTGTCTACCTGCTGTTCAAGGGGGTGAACCGCTGATGCTTGAAGCTCGTGAGGTGCATTTTTCGTATCGTGCGGGTGTCCCCATCCTCGCCGGTGTAGATGTAGAGGTGACTTCGGGGTCGTTTTTGGCAATTCTGGGGGTGAACGGTTGTGGGAAGTCCACGCTGTTGTCATGTTTGACCGGGGCTGCCCGCCCCTCATCCGGTCAGGTGTTCCTCGACGGTGTGCCGTTGGGGCAGGTGCATCGGCTAGAGCGGGCACGGAAGGTTGCTTACGTTGCCCAGCACAGCCATGCGAACAGACTCACCGTGTACGATTCGGTGTTGCTGGGGCGGCGACCGTATATGCAGGGCGCGCCTTCGCAAGAAGACCATCACATCGTCCTTGACATGCTTGAGCGGCTTGGTCTTGCTCGCTACGAACTCCGCTACACCGACGAGCTGTCGGGCGGCGAATACCAGAAGATGGTGCTGGCTCGCGCGTTCGTTCAGCAGGCAGAGACGTTGCTGCTTGACGAGCCCACTAACAACCTCGATCTCGCAAACCAACAGGAGGTGATGCGGGAAGTGCGTGCCGAGGTTGAGCGGCGGGGCATCGCTGCGGCCGCAGTCATGCATGATATTAATCTTTCTCTGCGCTATTGCGATAGCTTCCTGTTCTTGAAAGCAGGGACTGTCGATGCGGTTGGCGGCATGGAAGTGGTAACTGCGGAGCAGGTCAAACGGGTTTATGGAATGGATTGTGAAATTATCGAGCATCGCGGACGGCGCTTGGTCGTTCCGTCGTAAGGAGGAAACGTGAACAAGGTAGCTCAGTATTTCGACGAACGCGCAGACGAATGGGAGGCATCGGGCAGTTGCGAGCGTAACCGCGTGCAGGGAGCTGTGCTTTCGCTTGCCTGCGTGCAGGAAGGCGACCGGGTGCTTGACCTAGGGTGTGGCACGGGCGTAATGATTCCGCTGTACCTCGAGGCTAAAGTGGCGTCCGCTACGGGTGTCGACCTGTCAACGCGCATGGTTGCATACGCCCGCGAGAAGTTCCAAGGAGTTGATGCCGTGGACTTCATTGCCGCCGATGCCCTAGATCTGGACGAGAAGCACCCCTACGATGCCGTGGTGATCTACAATGCATATCCTCATTTCATGGACAAGCCCGCCCTGGTTGAAAAGGTGTATCGCTTACTGAAGCCGGGCAAGCGCTTCGTAGTTGCGCACGGAAAGGGCAAGGACGACATCAACCGACATCATCAAGCGGTTGCTGCCGGAGTAAGCTCCGGTTTACGAGCGGCTTCCGAGGAAAGTGAGCTCTGGAGAACGCGCTTCGATATCGAAGCGCTGGTGGACACGCCCGAATTCTACGCCTTCTCCGGGGTGCGCCTCTGAGTGTTTTACTAGGGCGTCCGTATTCACGTTCGATCAATACCTTCCCGCGCCAGCCCTCACGGGTTCGATTCCTGGGCTCAAAATATATGCAGGCCCCAGGATAAACCTGTGACCTGCATATATTGGTTACTTAGACGTTCATTTTGATACAGCGCTGTTTTTGGGTGCAAGCTACGAATCTTGGATACAGAATCTGACTTGGTGGGGCGTAGCATCATGGACTCCACGCACAGGCAGTGTCAAGACGATAGCATCTAATCAAAGATGGGGGCTATGTCGTATTGTTACTCCGATATTTAGGATGACCCGAAAAGATTATCGGAATCAAAATTCTGGCGAAATACAATGCAGCAAAGCCTAATTGCACAAAGTCAAGTTCGCATCTATCGTGTATCCCTTTATGAAAAAAACGATTCCGAATTTCATAGAAACCCCAGAGTAGAGCGAGACACACTATCATAATAAAAGAGTTGCTGGTCAAGAACCCCCTCGTTGGTGTTCGTCTGCATCGTGGTAGCGAATGCGATCCACCAAGTAGATGCTTGAACAGATGGTGTGGGAACAGGATTAGCATCTGGATCCGGCACCAAAAAGAGGCTAACAGCTATCCCGATAATAGCTGCGAAATCTCCAATTACCTGAGCCCGTTGAGCGCTGGCGGCTATGTATTCCGTTACATCCTCTATCCAGCCTGTTGGGGCGGAGAACAACTCTAAGAGTCTGTATAGGACAGCAAGTGGGGTTCCTTGAAGTGCTAGAAAAGCCTCCATTTGGATGGTGTCTGAGGGATGTACTATGCCCTGTCCTAAGAATGCGGCGAGAGCTAGTATTGCTACCAAAGAGGCGAACACCTGATAGAAGTCCCGTATCCAAAAGGTAGTTATCATTTTGTAAAGGAGATTCACTACAACGTCCATTGTTTTCCCCCGCATACCAGTCGTGCTAAGTGCTATTACTCTAAAATTTCGCTTAATGGCTTGTACCCGATAATCAAACTATCGTACTTCTATGCTATTGAAATGGATCATAATCGTACGAGCATGGTTCACGACGGCATGGTTCACAAGAACATTCCACGCTTGATTGCTGTATTCCAGTGGTGGCTGGGTTGCTAGGTAGTCGTGGATTTCTTTGGCTTGTGCTTGGCGGGTGATGAGGTCTGCGATCCTGTTTCTAATTGTTTGGTGTTCTTTTTCTTGGCGTTGGTAGCGTTGTTCGAGTTGGTGGTAACGCTGGTCATATTCGTCAGGGTCGTGTACTGCGGTGGCGTTTTCGGTGATGAGTTGGTTTATTAACGCCACGGTTTCTTCCATCTTTTTAGCGATTTTGGTTTGCCGAGTTTCGAGTTCTGTTGTGTTGTATACCGTGTCGTCAAGTAGCTGTATCACGTGATCGAGGGTGGCGTTATCTTTGACTCGTTTGGTTAGGGCTTGGGTGAAGGCTTCTTTGATTTGTTGTTCGGTGACGTGTGGGGTTGTGCAGTGGTAGCCGGGCTTGTATTTGTTGTTGCAGCACCAGATGTAGCGGCGGTATTTGCTGGTTGAGTGCCAGACTTTGCGTCCGTACCAGCCGCCGCAGTCGGCGCATTTGATCCGGGTGGCGAACGGGTACGTGGAGGCGGTTCCTTTTCCTGATCTGCGTGCTAGTTCTGCTTGCACGATTTCACAGGTAGCGGGTTCGATGATCGGCTCGTGATTTCCGGTCACATAATATTGGGGTACTTCGCCTTCGTTGACTTTTATGGTTTTGGTCAGGAAGTCGGTGGTGAAGCTTTTTTGTAGTAGCGCATCGCCTTTGTATTTTTCGTTGGTCAAGATGGAGCGGATGGTGCTGGCTGACCAGATGTTTTTACCGTGCGGCGTGAGAATCTGGTCGGTGGTGAGTTCTTTGGCTATTCTCTTTAAGCTCACCCTCAAGACCATTCAAAGTCGCCTGAGCGTTATTGAGCTGAATCTGCCAATTCTTCGTACGAGAATCATTTTCCCCAAAACCGGTAGCAGAGTTATCAAGAGCGCTCTTCAGGGTCTGGATCTTGGCTTTTTGCGCCTCAATCTCTTTGCCCAAAACCTGGTTACGAGAAGTCAACGCTGAAGCAGACTTATCGTTCTTATCGAACTGAGAAGCCACCAACTTCATCTCGGATCCCAAAACCCGCATCTCACGATTAATATCCGTGATCGCGCGCTTAAACTCCCGCTCACCCTCAAGGCCAATCTTCAAACCCAAAGACGAATCAGCCATGCTCAGACACCCCTCCGAGGTAAAATGGAGACGAATGGATTAATTTGCGAAAGGTACGAGCATGGGAATGAGCGCAGAGGACTTCGGGGCGGTACTTGCTGAATTAACCGCGCCCACACCACTAGCTGATGCCTTCGAAACGCGTTTTCCCCAGTCCAAGGGGAGCCGCTGGTGGTTCTCTGTTCGCACCCACGCCGCTTCAGTATTCTTCTCGAAGGAGTACTACGAACATCTGACGATAAAAAAAGTGCAGAAGGAAGGTGAGCCTAAAGAGAAGAGAGACCGGGAGCACACCGATCTTTCTGCCAAGACAGTCTGGGAGAGTAAATCGTTCAATTGGCGACCCGAGCTTCGGCTATGGATTCTAGAGGCGCTGGGACTCCTAAAAGACGACAAGGATGTACTACAACGCATTCTTGCTATAGAGGCGAATACCTCTCGCTGTACTTACCTCAAGAAATTGTTTTCGTGGGATGAAATTGAAGATGCGGCACGGAGGGAATTTGCTCGTCTCGTAGATGAATCACCATTGCCTCACCGAGATTGCTAAACCCCGGCGGGGATAATATCATCAATAAACCAGATGCGTTTCGGCTGGGCTCTGCCGGTTTCGATGCGCCAGCAGTCCACCAGATCTAATAGTTCACCGAATATGGTCAGGTCGATTTGCCTGCGGGTCAGTCCCAGGTGGGCGAGCCCGATATAGGTCAGGCGGGTAAAGATTGCCTCGTCACTATCTATTAGGTGTCCTTTTTCTTGGTTTGCCCTTTTGGGTCTGGGGTCTCGGT
Proteins encoded:
- a CDS encoding FecCD family ABC transporter permease, producing MQEEKLTGASLPLQEESFRSRYRGYIRHKRIVIAVLAILVAVIAVASMGMGSLQLSAHDVVFALFGQGDARAVAAVQNIRLPRVLTAVVAGIALSLAGCAYQSVLRNPLASASTLGISQGAAFGASIAIIVLAGSGASAAYEGVSSANPVTTALLAFAGAMLSTVLILLLSRFREMTPESIVLLGVALSAVFTAGTTIVQYFAEDSQVAAVVFWTFGDLTRVSKDQLALMASVTLVGAVVFRACRWDFNAMESGEGLAHSLGVSVSRVRLANMFVASAVASTVIAFCGIVNFVGLVAPHIMRRLLGSDYRYLLPASAIAGAGLLLVSDILCHVLVAPLILPISAITSFVGAPIFVYLLFKGVNR
- a CDS encoding ABC transporter ATP-binding protein, whose translation is MLEAREVHFSYRAGVPILAGVDVEVTSGSFLAILGVNGCGKSTLLSCLTGAARPSSGQVFLDGVPLGQVHRLERARKVAYVAQHSHANRLTVYDSVLLGRRPYMQGAPSQEDHHIVLDMLERLGLARYELRYTDELSGGEYQKMVLARAFVQQAETLLLDEPTNNLDLANQQEVMREVRAEVERRGIAAAAVMHDINLSLRYCDSFLFLKAGTVDAVGGMEVVTAEQVKRVYGMDCEIIEHRGRRLVVPS
- a CDS encoding class I SAM-dependent methyltransferase produces the protein MNKVAQYFDERADEWEASGSCERNRVQGAVLSLACVQEGDRVLDLGCGTGVMIPLYLEAKVASATGVDLSTRMVAYAREKFQGVDAVDFIAADALDLDEKHPYDAVVIYNAYPHFMDKPALVEKVYRLLKPGKRFVVAHGKGKDDINRHHQAVAAGVSSGLRAASEESELWRTRFDIEALVDTPEFYAFSGVRL
- a CDS encoding recombinase family protein; translated protein: MVLRVSLKRIAKELTTDQILTPHGKNIWSASTIRSILTNEKYKGDALLQKSFTTDFLTKTIKVNEGEVPQYYVTGNHEPIIEPATCEIVQAELARRSGKGTASTYPFATRIKCADCGGWYGRKVWHSTSKYRRYIWCCNNKYKPGYHCTTPHVTEQQIKEAFTQALTKRVKDNATLDHVIQLLDDTVYNTTELETRQTKIAKKMEETVALINQLITENATAVHDPDEYDQRYHQLEQRYQRQEKEHQTIRNRIADLITRQAQAKEIHDYLATQPPLEYSNQAWNVLVNHAVVNHARTIMIHFNSIEVR